In Streptococcus parapneumoniae, the genomic stretch AGATACCATCAGCTGCATAACTAAAGTCAAGGCTAGAAAGTGAGTTCAAGTTTTGCAACCATCCACCTTTAGCTTTGTTAGATGGGTTAGCACCTGGTGAGAAGAATTCAAGTTTAGACAAGTTCACAGAACCATCTTCGTTGAGGTATACACCTTTGTGGACTGGTGAGTTACCAGTTTGTTTAGAGTAAGCAACGTTAGATGTGATAGTCAAAAGTGAAACTGTAGCTTCTGCGTCTTTGTAAAGTTTGTGGCTACGTAGACGAGTTGTGTAAGCTTCGATCAACCATTCTGCCAATTCGTTTGAACGTGGGTCATCTTCACCCCAACGTGGGTATTCACCGATTGTTTCGTAATCGTAGATGTAGCCATTTTCATCACGGATTGGTTTAACTGTAGCATATTTGATAGCTGACAATGTATCAACAGTGTTAGCAAATCCACAGATACCGAATCCCATGTTTGCACGTTGTTTAGTTGGCAAGAAGGCCATTTGAACAGCTTCGTAGTTGTACTTATCAGTCATGTAGTGGATGATGTTCAAAGCGTCTACGTAAGTGTCAGTCAACCAGTCAAGAGATTTTTCAAAGTTAGCTTTAACTGATTCAAATTCAAGAACTTCGTCACGGATTGGTTCGATGTCAAATACTTTGTAGTCTTTGTGAACATCGTCGTAACCACCGTTCAAACCAGTAAGAAGGGCTTTCAATACGTTTACACGAGCACCGAAGTACTGGATGTTGTGGCGTTGTTCTTCATTTTCTGGGTCAAGTGGAGACACACAGCATGAGATACAGCTCATTTCACCATATCCGTCTTTAGCCATTGTTGTTACACCTTCGTATTGGATAGAAGAGTGTTTGTGGCTCATGTGCATACAGTAGCGACGGAAGTTGTATGGCAATTTGTCAGTCCAAAGAACTGTCAAGTTTGGTTCTGGTGAGTTACCGATGTTGTCAAGAGTGTTCAAGAAACGGTAGTCCATCTTAGTAACACGGTGACGACCGTCGTTACCCATACCAGCCATAGAAGTTGTGATGAAAGTTGGGTCACCTGAGTACAATTGGTCGTAAGCTTTTGTACGAGCAAATTTAACTGTACGAAGTTTCATAACGAAATCATCAACGAATTCTTGGATTTCTGATTCAGTAAATGTACCACGAGCAAGGTCACGTTCTGCAAAGATGTCCAATACGATTGGTACACGTCCTAGAGATGTAGCAGCACCGTTGATAACACGGCAGACAGACATGAAGGCGATGTTAACCCATTGGATAGCTTCTTTAACGTTCATCGCTGGTTTGCGAACGTCAACTCCGTAAAGGTCACCCAAGCGAACAACTTGTTGCAATGCTTGGTATTGAAGGTTGATTTCTTCACGAAGACGGATTGTTTCTTCATCGATTTCTTCGATTGCATTCCAATCGTTTACTTTTTCTTGCATCAAGTAGTCTGCACCGTAAAGAGCAAGACGTGCGTAAACACCGATGATACGTCCGCGTGAGTATGCATCTGGAAGACCAGTTACAGTGTGAGCGTGACGAGCGCGACGAATGTTTGAAGTGTAAGCACGGAAGATACCGTCGTTAACTGTTGTTACGTATTTAGTGAAGATTTCGTGAACAGCTGGGTCTGGTTCGTATCCATTTTCTTTCAAAGTAGTTTCAGCCATACGGATACCACCTTTTGGCATGAAGTTCAATTTGAAGAGTTCATCGTTTTGGATACCGAAGATAACTTCATTTTCTTTATCGATAAATCCTGCTGGGATATCAGCGATAGATGTTGGACGAGTGTCCATTGGGAAACGAGTTTCTTCGTAGTGAGCCTTAGTTTCTTCTACAATTTTTTTGATGTGAAGTGAACGTTCTGTTGGTCCTGCGAGGAAGCTTTCGTCTCCATCATAAGGTGTGTAGTTAGCTTGTACAAAGCGTGATACACTTGCTTTTTCTTTCCAATCTACGCCTTTGAAGCCTTCCCAAGCTTTGTCAAAAATATCTTGTGCTTCAACAACTGTCTTAACAACCATGTTAATGTCCTCTTTTTTCTTTCTAGTAACAACCATCTGTTACATTCATGAGTCAAGTATACCATACAGTAACCGATTTCAACAAGTGAAAATTCCCTATTTTTACACTTTCTTTTCTAAAACAGTCTATATTTTACTCCAAACTGTATTATATTTTTGAAAAAATTATACCCTTTTTTCCTTTTTTCAGAAAAAAGGGTATAATAAAAGAAAATAAGCTGTAAAAAGGTGCTAGGCATGTTGATTTTCCCCTTATTAAATGATTTGTCAAGAAAAATCATCCATATTGACATGGATGCCTTTTTTGCTGCGGTAGAAATCAGGGATAATCCTAAACTCAGAGGAAAACCTGTCATTATCGGAAGCGACCCTCGGCAAACAGGTGGACGTGGTGTCGTTTCCACTTGTAGCTATGAGGCTCGAGTTTTTGGTGTCCATTCAGCCATGAGTTCTAAAGCAGCCTATGAACGTTGTCCCCAGGCCGTCTTCATCTCAGGGAATTATGAAAAATACAAGACTGTGGGACTCCAGATTCGAGCTATCTTTAAGCGTTATACAGATTTGATTGAACCCATGAGCATTGACGAAGCCTATTTGGATGTAACAGAAAATAAACTCGGTATCAAGTCAGCGGTCAAAATCGCTCGCCTCATTCAAGAGGATATCTGGAAAGAACTTCATCTAACTGCTTCTGCTGGCGTTTCTTACAATAAATTCTTAGCTAAAATGGCCAGTGATTATCAAAAGCCACATGGTCTGACAGTGATTCTACCTGACCAGGCTGAGGATTTTCTCAAACAAATGGATATTTCCAAGTTTCATGGAGTAGGAAAAAAGACAGTCGAACGTCTTCATCAAATGGGAGTTTTTACTGGCGCTGACCTACTTGAAGTCCCTGAGGTAACACTAATAGACCGCTTTGGCAGACTGGGCTATGACCTTTATCGAAAGGCTCGTGGCATTCACAATTCCCCAGTCAAGTCCAATCGTATCCGTAAATCAATCGGCAAGGAAAAAACTTACGGGAAGATTCTCCGTGCCGAGGAAGACATTAAAAAAGAGCTGACTCTTCTATCAGAAAGAGTCGCTCTCAATCTACATCAACAAGAAAAAGCTGGAAAAATTGTCATTTTGAAAATCCGCTACGAGGACTTTTCAACTCTTACTAAACGAAAAAGTCTAGCTCAAAAAATACAGGATGCTAGTCATATAAGCCAAATCGCCCTGCAACTCTATGAAGAGTTAAGTGAGAAAGAAAGAGGTGTCCGCCTGCTGGGGATTACCGTGACTGGATTTTAAAACCTTGAAGAGTTGCCCCTTCAAGG encodes the following:
- the pflB gene encoding formate C-acetyltransferase, with amino-acid sequence MVVKTVVEAQDIFDKAWEGFKGVDWKEKASVSRFVQANYTPYDGDESFLAGPTERSLHIKKIVEETKAHYEETRFPMDTRPTSIADIPAGFIDKENEVIFGIQNDELFKLNFMPKGGIRMAETTLKENGYEPDPAVHEIFTKYVTTVNDGIFRAYTSNIRRARHAHTVTGLPDAYSRGRIIGVYARLALYGADYLMQEKVNDWNAIEEIDEETIRLREEINLQYQALQQVVRLGDLYGVDVRKPAMNVKEAIQWVNIAFMSVCRVINGAATSLGRVPIVLDIFAERDLARGTFTESEIQEFVDDFVMKLRTVKFARTKAYDQLYSGDPTFITTSMAGMGNDGRHRVTKMDYRFLNTLDNIGNSPEPNLTVLWTDKLPYNFRRYCMHMSHKHSSIQYEGVTTMAKDGYGEMSCISCCVSPLDPENEEQRHNIQYFGARVNVLKALLTGLNGGYDDVHKDYKVFDIEPIRDEVLEFESVKANFEKSLDWLTDTYVDALNIIHYMTDKYNYEAVQMAFLPTKQRANMGFGICGFANTVDTLSAIKYATVKPIRDENGYIYDYETIGEYPRWGEDDPRSNELAEWLIEAYTTRLRSHKLYKDAEATVSLLTITSNVAYSKQTGNSPVHKGVYLNEDGSVNLSKLEFFSPGANPSNKAKGGWLQNLNSLSSLDFSYAADGISLTTQVSPRALGKTRDEQVDNLVTILDGYFENGGQHVNLNVMDLNDVYEKIMSGEDVIVRISGYCVNTKYLTPEQKTELTQRVFHEVLSMDDALDALS
- the dinB gene encoding DNA polymerase IV, whose product is MLIFPLLNDLSRKIIHIDMDAFFAAVEIRDNPKLRGKPVIIGSDPRQTGGRGVVSTCSYEARVFGVHSAMSSKAAYERCPQAVFISGNYEKYKTVGLQIRAIFKRYTDLIEPMSIDEAYLDVTENKLGIKSAVKIARLIQEDIWKELHLTASAGVSYNKFLAKMASDYQKPHGLTVILPDQAEDFLKQMDISKFHGVGKKTVERLHQMGVFTGADLLEVPEVTLIDRFGRLGYDLYRKARGIHNSPVKSNRIRKSIGKEKTYGKILRAEEDIKKELTLLSERVALNLHQQEKAGKIVILKIRYEDFSTLTKRKSLAQKIQDASHISQIALQLYEELSEKERGVRLLGITVTGF